A part of Propioniciclava coleopterorum genomic DNA contains:
- a CDS encoding TetR/AcrR family transcriptional regulator yields the protein MPRDGRRNRERILDAAESLIIDGGYSATSLDAIIAAAGTSKGAFFHHFGSKAELADALVERYADADVGQLRAALASVGEQADAGARLLAFLDWFIAGADELMGEQSSCLYIAVLVERELVGAGTAQPVRRAVMEWRGAVADLVRRADAERGERGAVALSADDLADHLFVTFEGAFLLARATGDASHMRRQLATLRALVAAWLA from the coding sequence ATGCCACGGGATGGACGCAGGAACAGAGAGCGGATCCTCGACGCCGCAGAGTCGCTCATCATCGACGGCGGCTACTCGGCCACGTCGCTGGACGCGATCATCGCGGCCGCCGGTACGTCGAAGGGAGCGTTCTTCCATCACTTCGGCTCCAAGGCCGAGTTGGCGGATGCGCTGGTCGAGCGCTACGCGGACGCCGACGTGGGCCAACTGCGGGCGGCGCTGGCGTCCGTGGGCGAGCAGGCAGACGCGGGCGCCCGGCTGCTGGCCTTCCTCGACTGGTTCATCGCGGGGGCCGACGAACTGATGGGTGAACAGTCGAGCTGCCTCTACATCGCGGTCCTGGTCGAACGGGAACTGGTGGGTGCCGGAACGGCTCAGCCCGTCCGGCGTGCGGTCATGGAGTGGCGCGGCGCGGTCGCCGACCTCGTGCGACGGGCGGACGCCGAGCGCGGGGAACGCGGGGCGGTGGCGTTGTCCGCCGACGATCTCGCCGACCACCTGTTCGTCACGTTCGAGGGTGCCTTCCTCCTCGCGCGTGCGACCGGTGACGCGTCCCACATGCGGCGTCAGCTCGCGACGTTGCGCGCGCTCGTGGCGGCCTGGCTCGCCTGA
- a CDS encoding homocysteine S-methyltransferase family protein, producing the protein MPTTPLLDRSPAGWVTDGGLETDLIHHHGVELPEFAAYPLLGTVAGRALLRAYFLGFAAVARAAGAGLLLETPTWRANARWGARLGDDVPALRRANADAVALVRGLREDALADLPAVLTVGMVGPRGDGYRCEGIRPDEACAYHRDQVEVLADSGIDLVAAYTLSGADEAIGIVWAARTAGVPVSISFTVETDGSLPDGTSLAAALDRLQSEAPADHYLVNCAHPRHIALAVASLTSEQRALIRGVRGNASSMSHAELDNADRLDEGDPRDFGAASRALRHALPGLAILGGCCGTDTRHVAAIWGTDGAAEAPAGA; encoded by the coding sequence ATGCCCACCACTCCCCTTCTCGACCGCTCCCCCGCCGGCTGGGTCACCGATGGTGGCCTGGAGACCGACCTGATCCACCACCACGGGGTCGAACTCCCGGAGTTCGCCGCCTACCCCCTCCTGGGCACGGTTGCCGGTCGCGCACTGCTCCGGGCCTACTTCCTCGGCTTCGCCGCGGTCGCGCGTGCCGCAGGCGCCGGCCTCCTGCTGGAGACGCCGACGTGGCGGGCGAACGCCCGCTGGGGCGCCAGGCTCGGCGACGACGTGCCTGCGCTGCGCCGTGCGAACGCGGACGCCGTGGCGCTCGTCCGCGGCCTGCGCGAGGACGCGCTCGCCGACCTGCCGGCGGTCCTCACCGTTGGCATGGTGGGCCCGCGCGGCGACGGCTACCGCTGCGAGGGCATCCGGCCCGACGAGGCCTGCGCCTACCATCGCGATCAGGTCGAGGTCCTCGCCGACTCGGGGATCGATCTGGTCGCCGCCTATACCCTCTCCGGCGCCGACGAGGCGATCGGCATCGTCTGGGCCGCCCGTACCGCCGGGGTTCCGGTCAGCATCTCCTTCACCGTCGAGACGGACGGCTCGCTGCCGGACGGCACCAGCCTCGCGGCGGCACTCGACCGACTGCAGAGCGAGGCACCGGCCGACCACTACCTGGTGAACTGCGCCCACCCGCGCCACATCGCCCTGGCCGTGGCATCCCTGACCTCCGAACAGCGCGCCCTGATCCGCGGCGTCAGGGGCAACGCGTCATCGATGAGCCATGCCGAACTCGACAACGCCGACCGCCTGGACGAGGGCGACCCTCGGGACTTCGGCGCCGCCAGCCGAGCCCTGCGTCACGCACTGCCGGGCCTGGCGATCCTCGGCGGCTGCTGTGGCACGGACACCCGGCACGTCGCCGCCATCTGGGGTACGGACGGCGCAGCAGAAGCACCCGCAGGGGCATGA
- a CDS encoding 1-phosphofructokinase family hexose kinase → MIITFTPNPSLDRTASLPHDLRLGKRNQLGGVSTQAAGRGVNVSRAVHNAGKATLAVLPLDPDDPLTEALRERGVPNRPVPVGRRARTNLAVTHPDGTVTKFVEPGEPVTPENVSALFSALMAAVPGSDWLALCGSLPPGAPADWFVRLTQLAHEVNVPVAIDTHGQALAAVMAALPDTVPDVFSPNAAELQHATGVPLTDALQRGDIEPAIAAARSLVAQGIPRVLATIGARGALLVTHDGAWHARVAPVDVVSAVGAGDSALAGYLLARLEGADEPASLARAVAYGTACVLMPGANVPLPEQADAVEVTVTALGA, encoded by the coding sequence GTGATCATCACCTTCACGCCGAACCCGAGCCTGGATCGCACGGCCTCGCTGCCGCACGACCTGCGGCTGGGCAAGCGCAATCAGCTCGGCGGCGTCAGCACCCAGGCCGCGGGCCGGGGCGTGAACGTCAGCCGGGCCGTCCACAACGCCGGAAAGGCGACCCTCGCCGTCCTGCCGCTGGATCCCGACGACCCGCTGACCGAGGCCCTGCGGGAACGCGGCGTGCCGAACCGCCCCGTGCCGGTCGGACGCCGCGCGCGCACCAACCTCGCGGTGACGCACCCCGACGGCACCGTCACCAAGTTCGTGGAGCCCGGCGAGCCGGTCACCCCCGAGAACGTGTCGGCGCTGTTCAGCGCCCTGATGGCGGCCGTGCCCGGGAGCGACTGGCTCGCCCTGTGCGGCTCGCTGCCGCCCGGCGCCCCCGCCGACTGGTTCGTCCGCCTGACCCAGCTCGCCCACGAGGTGAACGTTCCAGTGGCCATCGACACGCACGGCCAGGCGCTCGCCGCGGTGATGGCCGCGCTGCCCGACACGGTGCCCGACGTCTTCTCCCCCAACGCGGCCGAACTGCAGCACGCCACCGGTGTCCCGTTGACCGACGCTCTGCAGCGCGGCGACATCGAACCGGCGATCGCCGCCGCCCGGTCGCTGGTGGCCCAGGGCATCCCGCGCGTGCTGGCGACCATCGGGGCCCGCGGCGCGCTGCTGGTCACCCACGACGGGGCGTGGCACGCCCGGGTCGCGCCGGTCGACGTCGTCTCCGCCGTGGGCGCGGGCGACTCCGCGCTCGCGGGGTACCTGCTGGCGCGCCTCGAGGGCGCCGACGAGCCGGCTTCTCTGGCTCGCGCGGTCGCCTACGGGACGGCGTGCGTGCTGATGCCCGGCGCGAACGTGCCCCTGCCCGAGCAGGCCGACGCCGTCGAGGTGACGGTCACCGCGCTGGGCGCCTGA